From the Palaemon carinicauda isolate YSFRI2023 chromosome 4, ASM3689809v2, whole genome shotgun sequence genome, the window tactggtaccattgacaacacaaaacacacattaaacaatctcaccaaccattcaattacagtcacacccccttccttcaacatctcagctttcacaccatccataccagatgcttttcctactctcgtttcatctagtgctctcctcacttcctctattgtaatctctctctcattctcatctcccatcactggcacctcaacacctggaacagcaataatctctgcctccctatcatcctcaacattcagcaaactttcaaaatattccgcccaccttttccttgcctcctctccttttaacaaccttccatttccatctttcactgtctcttcaattcttgtgccggcctttcttactctcttcacttctttccaaaacttcttcctattctcttcatatgactgacccagtccctgaccccacctcaggtcagctgccctctttgcctcacgtaccttgcgctttacttccacctttttctctctatatttttcatacttctctatactattactctgcagccattcttcaaaagccctctttttctcttccacttttaccttcactccttcattccaccattcactgccttcctcatgctgcctccaacaaccttcttgccacatacatcacttgcaatcccaacaaaattttcttttgctaacttccactcctcctctaaattaccagtttctcttactctcacctcgtcatatgccattttcaacctttcctgatatttactttttaccccaggttttattagctcttcaaccctcactagctcccttttacatccacctactctattcccccactcttttgctacaaccaattttccttccaccaaaaaatgatcagacataccgttagccatacccctaaacacgtgcacgtctttcaatcttccaaacattcttttagttatcaacacataatccattaatgccctttctactactcttccatttgccactcttacccatgtatacttatttttatctttcttcttaaaaaagctagcacttattaccatctcttgttcaacacacatatctaccagtctctcaccactctcattttcacctggtacgccatacttcccaatgacaccttctacctctccagcacccactctagcatttaagtcacccataacaactacataattccttctacccagtccttctacacacctagttaattcattccaaaactcattccgctcttcttcacttttctcactacctggcccatacgcactgacaaacgcccaacattccctacccaacctaacccttacccacattaacctagatgatatctccttccattccactactttacctgtcatccattcactcagcaataaagccacaccttctctcgctcttcccctttcaatcccagacactctaccagacatttcaccaaacatcacttcaccctttcctttcatctttgtctcacacaaggccaatacatccatccttctacttctaaacatacttccaatctcacatcttttactctctatcgtactacatccacgcacattcaaacaccccaaaactagagtgcggggagcagtcactctccccccagctccatctctttgttgctgtctcacaggatacttttacaggagagggggttcccagccccctcgtcccgtcccttttagtcgcctcttacgacacgcagggatgacgttggcgctattctaattgttttatgcccccgcggccacagggggcattttttattattacttttcataaatttcttGTAGATTAGTTATGTTTCAAGAACAAGATATAACGTAGATAGTCAATCCatttcctttcttatatatatatatatatatatatatatatatatatatatatatatatatatatatatatatatatatatatatatatatatatatatatatatatatatatatatatatatatatatatatatatatatatatacatatatatatatatatatatatatatatatataatatcatatatatctcTGCCTTCTTTGTATGTTCTCAGTCTTTAATATGTACTGGAAGCTTTTCCTAGAGTCTTGTTGCATGACTATAATAATTAATTCCCAACGGCTCAACCCTTCTGCTGTATAAACGAATCAgaattgataactaaaaaaatggcGCTCCACAGTAGGCCTACATAATTTATCTTCTTGTTGTCTTTGCATAACACCATTAAAGACCTTCtctttttatctttaaaatccCTCATATTGTTTTCTTTTAATCGTTCCATCATGCATATTAATCTCATCTATTTTTTAAGTTAATGTTACAATATTAAAATCGGAAATCAAGTTTACCAAACTCCCCATATGTTTATTTTTGCTTTGTTAAACCTTTTATATTAATCAAGTTAAAactaattgttatttttatcattgttcgtTCTTCTGTGCCATGTTCAACGGTCCTGGTTTTTGTTTCCTACTTCGTGTACAGCATCTCCCAGTGcctagacacctctctctctctctctctctctctctctctctctctctctctctctctctctcttgccaataTCATCCTCAAATGCTAAACGACTTTCTCTGCCCTCTTTGTGCGTTCTCAGTCTTTAATACGCACTGGAAGCTTTTCCTAGAGTCTTGTTGCACGACTATGATAAATAATTCCTAACAGCTCAAACCTTTTGCTGTATATGTTTACATCAATGTTATTAGAATACATTCGTCACATTTatgacattagaaaaatattggttgctattacactaacctccgaattcctcagcaaccctctccaaaaccaccgctgcagtcgttctgcgcctgtcagacgccaccgacgcttcagaaaaaaatatctttcaaagaatactgtgtcggttccgttctgttctggcccaatatGCGctgccaggtaagaatgcatgttttcgatttctatcggacgtttcggttctgatcgggcggttccgttcgggctcagtgtgcgacaagcttaaatGAATGAGAATTGATAATTTGAAAATCCGGCGCGGCACTGTAGGCCTACATGTCTATTTCCTTGCTGTCTTTGCATAGCAccatcttttattatattttaaatttccCACACTGATTTTCTTAATCGTTCCATTGTTTATTTTaatcttatcttcttttttttttcaaaaccggcGCTGCACGTTAGGCCTACATGTCTATTTCCTTGTATTTGCATAGCACCATCAAAAATCCTCTCTTATTATCTTTTAAATCACTCATGCTGTTTTTCTTAATCGTTCCATCAATTGTATTAACCTtatcttcttttctttttgtttcaaaACTGGCGCTGCACTGTAGGCTTACATGTCTATTTCCTTGCTTTCTTTGCCTAGCACCATCTCTTATTATCTTTTAAATTTCCCACACTGATTTTCCTAATCGTTCCATTGTTTATATTaatcttatcttcttttttttcaaaaccGGCGCTGCAGGTTAGGCCTACATGTCTATTTCCTTGCTGTATTTGCATAGCACCATAAAAAATCCTCTCTTATTATCTTTTAAATCGCTCATGCTGTTTTTCTTAATCGTTCCATCAATTGTATCAATcttatcttcttttctttgtttcaaAACTAGCGCTGCACAGTAGGCCTACATGTCTATTTCCTTGCTGTCTTCGCATAGCACCATAGCGTTAACATACCGATAACGCTATGGTGCTATGCGTGAGTCGAAAATGAGTTTAATAGATGTCATTCTCGTTGGATCGTGAAATGATTTTAGCGTTACTAAGGTTACAAATAAGATGAACACATATAAAACACCAACTTTTGCTAACTTTCCACTTTGAATTGCAAGACTGAATGTATGGAGGTCAGGAGGTcagtttaaaattttaatttttttttatcaacagatCTTTAATAATTTCGTCTATGATCTCCCTTATCAATTTTGACTTATTGATCGTTCATAATCTATGTTGCATTTTTCAGTGTTTTATACTTGCTAATTAAACAACTATTCATTTATCATGGTATCTAGAATCTAGAATTCCAAATGACAATAACGAAAATCACAAATTTATGAGCAATCAGATTTCGTTTTCTGTGACTCATTTCGAATCATTCTAAAGAAAACGGTAATATCTTAGTTGGTCGGATAAACTCTTGCTTCGTGTTGTGAAAAcggataaaatattaatataagaaatacatcatatcaaaatattcattattatcatcatttcctcttacgcctattgacgcaaagggcctcggttagatttcgccagtcgtctctatcttgagctttgaaatcaatacttatccattcgtcAGTTCCcacttcctgcttcatagtcctcagccatgtatgtctggatcttccaactcttctagtgcctcgcggagcccagctgaacgtttgatgaactaatctctcttggggagagcgaagagcatgtccaaaccatctccatctattaaGGAATTCAAAATACAGGACAGTGATTTGATAGGCGGAAAAGAAAGAAGGGGAAAAGGTGTCGTAAGAAATAAACAAATGTTGAAGATGTGACGAAAtagtgataccaaaaaaaaaaaaaagtcaaagagcGCAAAGTAAGAAATAGTTGAAAAAGGTAAAAGAAACGTGAATAAGTAATGATATcataaacaatagaaaataaacaCAGCAAAGACTAATGATATATTCAGTGActtcaaaaacaaagtaaaaaaaaaaaaattaaaaggcaaAGAGCGCAAAGTAAGAAATagttaaaaaagataaaagaaacgtGAATAAGTAATGAcattataaacaatagaaaataaacaCAGCAAAGACTAATGATATATTCAGTGActtcaaaaacaaagtaaaaaaaaaaatgaaaaagtcaaAGAGCGCAAAGTAAGAAATActtgaaaaagataaaagaaacgtGAATAAGTAATGACATcataaacaatagaaaataaacaCAGCAAAGACTAATAAAATATTCAGTGACttcaaaaacaaagtaaaagaaaaaaaaaaaaaaaaacgaaggattcTGATGTAACGAGTAGGATGGTAGGCCCAAGACTTTAGACCTTGGTTAGGCTTACTTGTTAACAcgctacgtgaaaaaaaaaaaaaatggtaggccTACCCATAGAGCATGAGAATTCAATGTGTCTTTTAATAATTGCAGAGGAGTACAAAATTGCTACAAAATTACATTAAAGGAGGCTAAGGGAATAAAATGCTAAACGTAAAATTCaagtaggcctaggcctaatggtgtggtggtcgatgtggtaacgtccctgactggtaattgccagattggggtttcgatttccgctcaaactagttaattcatttgatcgctgcaacctaaccatccgtgtgagctaaggatgggaggtttaggggagcctataggtctacctgctgagtcatcagcagtcattgcctggccttccctggtcttagcttggttacTGACCCCctgtttaatagggcaatgtcactgtccctgtcctctgccattcatgagtggcctttaaacctttaaactagaagaAAAACGGTCATGAATGAGAGAAGAAGTTGTCGAAGAAGTGCTGAGGAAGGTggatgtgacgagccgagagagggttgtgaactcaaaggcaggatgcaatcaaatgagtatatttattaaagaacactctcctttatatacaaaacctcaaggcaacaggaaaataaatgctcgagaaaatgacaatgttacataggcgacacacagacatgtttattctggttctttttagtgcgagggaagagcgcagatacaagcataatatatacaaaataatttatatacgatcgtgtgacacacggttggtacatggataATGAAATAAGGGATGCGGTTGTGAATGCAATAAACGATAGGGTAAACACAGTGAATCTGGATAGGATGAGTTAAATCAAGGAGTTTtagttaaaacaaaaataatgccggaactaaagaagaggaaaagaaaagaaaaaatatgtaattcaatTTTGTATAATATTGAAGAGAGTGAaagtgaggtattattattattattattattattattacttgctaagctacaaccctagttagaaaattaggggttccaacagggaaaatagcccagtgaggaaaggaaacttaaggaaaaataaaatatttcaagaagaataaagttaaaataaatatctcctatataaactatattaactttaacaaaacaacaggaagagaaactagaaagaACAATgttccggagtgtaccctcaagcaagagaactctaacccaagacagtggaagaccatggtacagaggctatagcattacccaaaactagagaacaatggtttgattttggagtgtccttctcttagaagagctgcttaccatagctgaagagtctcttctacccttaccaagaggaaagtagccactgaacaattagagtgcagtagttaatctgaCTGATTAAActcttatgtatattttatttattcttcttaGTCATTTCCCTTTTAGGGCAGATTCTCCTACTGTGATACTTtaatttgtgtgtctatatatatatatatatatatatatatatatatatatatatatatatatatatatatgtgtgtgtatacacacacacacacacatatatatatatatatacatatatatatatatatatatatatatatatatatatatatatatatatatatatgtatatacacacacacatacacacatatatatatatatatatatatatatatatatatatatatgtatatacacacacacacacacatatatatatatatatgtatatatatatatatatatatatatatatatcattatcatcatcatcatcatctcttacgcttgttgacgcaaagggcctcggttagatttcctcgGTCGTCTCTATCATGAACTGACAAATATAAATATGAGTTTTCCTCCTATTCTAAAAAGAACTAAGTAAGATTATGGCCATGTAGTGCCAAAGTTAATGTTTGTCAACAGAAGACGTTTTGTTGTTATTTATCTTTTCGCACAATGGAACAGTACCGTAATAATTGTCATACATGGGTTCGTGAATTATACCAGCAAAGAACAATTAATTCTCTTTCTTCTCAGAGAGACTCTACAGTATTTGCGCAAAGCCTGGCTTAATGCGCTTAATTAGCCTAGGCCTAAGTGAGAAAAGAGGAACCGTGATAATTTGCAAATGAGTTCTATGAAGGATAATCTAATTCCATTTTGTATAAAATCCTAAACTTCCAAACAGAAAAGTTAAATTGCAAAAGCAAATAGGTCTGGCctaatgggataaaaaaaaaaaaaaaaaaaaaaaaaaaaactgatgtgaaAGCAAACAGCCAAAGGTCACTGGTCAATATGTTCCTACTATGAATTCTAGCTTTCATTTCAATCAGCTGCCTTTTGTAGATTAATTATTACTTTATAAACTATTTAACATATCATAGAAACACTGCTCACTCATTAGTAGATTTCGCTTATCTCCATTCTATACTTGCTTGAATTAGAAGCGTAAGAGGATAATGATATTTGGGATAGAATAATTAAAGAGTAAATATCACCCGTAGATACCCTAGGCTTCTGTGACTGTGCCATAGTGGTTTCAAATTCTTAAATTGTCTCTCAGTTGTGGCTCACCTTCTGTAGAAGACGGTTGTGGCTTCTCTTCTccgtcactcttcttcttcttcctcttgttcagGGCATTGGAAGGTAAGAAACGTACGTAAAGGATACATTTACTCGTTGATTTATTGCACTGCTGTTTTATTTGCAAGTTGATTTATTGCACTGCTGCTTTCTTTTACAAGTTGATTTATTGCACTGCTGTTTTCTTTTACAAGTTGATTTATTGCACTGCTGCTTTCTTTTACAAGTTGATTTATTGCACTGCTGTTTTCTTTTACAAGTTGATTTATTGCACTGCTGCTTTCTTTTACAAGTTGATTTATTGCACTGCTGCTTTCTTTTACAAGTTGATTTATTGCACTGCTGTTTTCTTTTACAAGTTGATTTATTGCACTGCTGCTTTCTTTTACAAGTTGATTTATTGCACTGCTGTTTTCTTTTACAAGTTGATTTATTGCACTGCTGCTTTCTTTTACAAGTTGATTTATTGCACTGCTGCTTTCTTTTACAAGTTGATTTATTGCACTGCTGTTTTCTTTTACAAGTTGATTTCTTGAACTGTTCTGGTGACAATTTCTTGATTTTTGTAGTTGATTCATTTCAcgatatgttttttattttctttattattgggaATTCTATAAAAACCTAAATGTATTTTCAGGAGAAATGCCCTATCAGTAAATTGTGTAAATATCTGCTAacagaaatattaatataaaaaactgaagtttaaataatctaaaaaaaaaagcaggaaagaaaaagaaaacattgataAAAGATAAAATTGGATAGTATTTAACTGTTTAAGTTCTTGATATATATTTCTTcactaacctattattattattattattattattattattattattattattattactattattattattattattattattattattattaaataagctacaatcctagttggaaaagcaagatgctataagcccaagggttccaacaaggaaaaaatgctccactgaagaaaagaaataagaaaatgaacaaGCTACACGACAAGCaatgaacaaatgaaatgaaataccttaagaacaataacaacattatatgATTTCTACACAGTTATTATTCAACCGGAAACACAACATTGAACTAATATTTAGTTCATGGGAAGATCACTAAATTGGATTATACATTTACAGATCGAAATGATACCACACAGCCAAACCTCCAAAGTGACCGTGCTGGCGCTGATGTTCCTGGGTCTTGCTGTGCCCCTGGAGGGTGCCCCATTCCCGGACGAGCAGCCTGAAGGGGCGCTGGGACTGGAAGGGACTACTGAAGAAGGCAGTCTGGTTGATGTTGATCACCTTAATGACTGGGAGGAAGATGTAGATAGCGAGCAAACTAGTGATAAGGACTCTTTTGATCCTTGTTTTGTCGAGGTCCTAGAGTTTTGTGAACGCGCAGTCAAAGACGAGGACTTCCGCAAATCTTTAATGTAAGTTGGAATTGCTAGTTTTTTTATTTGATCTGTTCTTTGgtagttttatcattatcattattattatcaaatgctacgctacaaccctatagttggaaaagcaggatgctataaggccaggggctccaacagggaaaatagcacagtgaggaaaggaaataaggaaaaataaaattttttaagaatagtaacaacattaaaatgaatacttcctatataaactttaaaatctataacaaaacaagaggaagagaaactagatagaacagtgtgcccaagtgtacccttaagcaagagaactcaagacagtggaataccatagtacagaggctttggcagtagttaaccgcttgagagaagaagaatagtttggtactctcagtgttgtctggtgtatgaggacagaggagaatctgtaaagaatagttcagactattcagtgtctgtgtaggcaaaaggaaagaaccgtaaccagagagaagggtcctatgtagtactgtctggccagtcaaaggacccccataactctctagcggtagaatctcaacgggtggttggtagcTTGCTAGCTTGATTTCCTATTAGCCATATCATAATGCACATTTAGGCTCCATTCTGCACTtttaaagaaaaccgtaattttaattggaaattctccgtaaaaatatattgttctttgcCGTATTTgcgtaaaatacaggcaaccgtaatttctaccttactttgttattatcttttacgggttgggacCGTAATaccacttctttacgtcaatacatccgttttgaaaacggtaatgcctggcaacatttaattcAGGATTTGGCAACATTtaattcaggatttttaccgttttttacgtcaaatttttaacagtaaggATCAGAGGAAAGTATAAGAAATGACAAGATATTACATTATATTTACTTGTCAGTGTTATcaacttaattttctttttgagagTTTACTTTGATgttaaatatatatgttaaaataaagaGCTTATTATCATAAGATCATTAGAATATTTCCATTatatttcacgttttttttttttttttttttttttttttttttttttttttttttttttttttttttttttttttttttttttttttgtgaatatacaGACTGAGATGTTCATGGACATAATTTTGGGATGCATGCAGTCGATATGGAAAGAATAGTTTAAAATAAGAGTtccatccggttcgtaatactaggcaggcagttaattctaatagtcaggccttctccatcatgagacccaatactacacagtattctagaagttttattccagctgtgactaagttgtggaatgatcttcctaatcgggtatttgaatcagtagaacttcaaaagttcaaagttgcagcaaatttgttttttatgttgaacaggctgacatgagtctttttaaagtttatatatgaaatatctgttttgatgttcttactgtttttagaatgatttattgtcatttttttctcatcatttatttatttccttatttcctctcctcactgggctatttttcactgttggagcccttgggcttatagcatcttgcttttctaactggggttgtagcttgggtagtagtagtaataataataacaataacaataataataataataataattttattaatgatattagttttaaagataataataataataataataataataataataataataataataataataataataactttattaat encodes:
- the LOC137639078 gene encoding uncharacterized protein, which codes for MIPHSQTSKVTVLALMFLGLAVPLEGAPFPDEQPEGALGLEGTTEEGSLVDVDHLNDWEEDVDSEQTSDKDSFDPCFVEVLEFCERAVKDEDFRKSLMSLVPEQYEDFVNECKDFSLMCSLPGSQKQKLFQEIETE
- the LOC137639410 gene encoding putative leucine-rich repeat-containing protein DDB_G0290503, encoding MNQLQKSRNCHQNSSRNQLVKENSSAINQLVKESSSAINQLVKESSSAINQLVKENSSAINQLVKESSSAINQLVKENSSAINQLVKESSSAINQLVKESSSAINQLVKENSSAINQLVKESSSAINQLVKENSSAINQLVKESSSAINQLANKTAVQ